The sequence below is a genomic window from Ochrobactrum quorumnocens.
TCCTGAGCCTTCGCGGTTCGCAAGCGTTGAGCATAGTCGGTCGCGGTCATTCCTGTGGCCCTGTGGAAGCGACGCAGGAAAGTGCGTTCCTCGAGACCTGCCTGTTTGGCCAAGATCGCCAGCCTTGCCTCTTTGCCTCCATTCGCCTCAAGAAAATGCTGCGCCTTAATGATTGCTGCGTCCCCGTGTGTTAGCCGTGGAGCGAGCCCGCTGTAATAGCTTTGTTCGCGCCCAGGGGGATCAATTAGGAGCATACGTGCGGTCTGAGCCATTACCACAGGACCAAGAAAACGCCCCACAAACTTTAAGCCGAGATCGGTCCATGCCATCAGCCCACCCACTGAGATGATATCTCCGTCATCGATAATCAGCCTATCTGTATCAAGCACGACATTGGGAAACCGATCGCGAAAGGTGTCGGCAGATGCCCAGTGGGTCGTGATCGTTCGTCCGGTGACGAGCCCAGTTTCCGCCAAAAGGAACGCCCCCGCGCAGACGGAAGCCAGTAGCGATCCTTCGCTATGACGTGTGCGCAGCCAGCGCGCAAGCGGCGCGGCAGCTTCAGCCGATATCGGAGGCTCCAACGAAGGCGGCAGGATCACCACGTCGCAAGGGCCTGTGTCCTCCCTGCTTGCGTCGGGATCGCTGTCGAACACCACAACAGGCTCTTCATCGCCCTCGATCCGCAAATGCCGTACTATCAGACGCCGAGTAGCGGAATCGGCACTATCAGCCATCCGGCAGGCCACCTTGAACAAATCGGTCAGTCCCAGCGCCGCCGAAGTCTGCACGCCAGGATAAAGCAGGATTCCTATTCGCACATGTGTCATTGTCGATATTGCCCTTTATTATGTCGTTTTCGACAATTGCGACAACGTCACCTGAAACGATATTCAGTGCAAGCAAGAACTTACTGTGAAAGGACCTTCGATATGTCGAAGCGCGCTATTCTGGTCGTCGACCTCCAAAACGAATATTGGCCGTCGGGCAACCTTCCGCTCTATGGCATCGCCGCCGCCGCCACCAATGCTGCCCGCGTCATGGATCATGCCCGAGCGAAAGGTGATCTGGTCGTTAACATTCGCCATGAGATGGCCGGAGCGTCATTCTTCGTGCCCGGCAGTGAGGGTGCCAAGATTAATCAAGCCGTACTGCCGAAGGATGATGAGGCCGTCATCACCAAGCACTTCCCTAACTCATTCCGCGAAACCGGGTTGTCCAATCTGCTCAAGGAAAACGGCATTGAGGACGTCGTGGTCGTCGGCGCGATGAGCCATATGTGTGTTGATGCGACGGTGCGCGCAGCCAACGATCTCGGGTACAAAACAACGACGATCCACGATGCCTGCGCAACGCTTGATTTGAACTTCAACGGCATCACCACTCCAGCAGAACAAGTGCACGCAGCAATGATGGCAGCGCTTTCCTTTGGCTATGGCGACGTGATATCTACCGACACCTTCCTCGCTCGCTAACGCCCCGTTCAGGAGAAGACTAGCCATGACTACACGCAGAGAGCTTTTTGCCTTGTCAGGCGTTGCGCTTGTCGCCAGTGCCTTTCCGGCATGCGAACAGGTCGGCGCCACGCCATAGGCGGCTCCCAGGTAGCGAGTATAGTTATCCGTTTCCGGGAAGTGGAAGACCCTGCCGACCGGCTGTGGCCTTTTGGCAGCGGTCTGTTCTTCCCCCAACAGCGTTGCCGGATTGAATAGGCCTTGATCTGTAACGATCCCTTGCAAACAGGATTGCCCGCCGCTCGATTTGGTGGTTGAGGCCGAATATCAACGCAAATTTCAGGTCAACATGCCGAAGCAGCGGACCATCGGAATGCTCGTCGAGTCCTCCGTCGAACGACCGCAATCGGGTCGGGAACCGCCGGACTGCAACGCGCCTTCAATCCAGGCATTAGCGTAGACCTTCTTACGTGTTTCAAAGTGGTCGCTCCGCTTATCTAGGGGGACGACTGGAGCCGTGGCTTTATACATTGGTGAGTAGAAAACGAACGGAGACATGGCATTGTTGTAATTATGACTGATAAACCCGATTTGCGCTTTAGCGGCTTTTCGCAACCTCTTCAAACCCGTAGTCAGCAGAACTTTCGCCGATCTGATTCAAGCCTGCTCGCAGTGCTTCGGAAAACTTTTCGGTTTGGTCAGCATGAAAAGTAGCCATGACAATCGTCAGCGTTTTTTCCAGGCCGTTCCTCGGTTCGAGGCTTCCGAAAACGCCATGGCCAAGTTGCCTTCTCTACGTGCTGGATCAGCGCTTCGGTGAGGGCTTTCGCCTGCATGAGATCCTTATCACGGTTCGAGTATCCCCGTGGCATCTCTTCGCCAGCAAGTGCTGACGATCATCTTATGCATGGCAAAGCGTTCAGGTGCCTGAATTGTGACAGGCACGCCGCTTTTGTGAAGCATTACGGTTCGGATCTGCTCATGGAATAGTGCTTAGAAACAAAATTGAAATGAAAAACAAAACCCCAGCCTATCGAGATTGTGCCAGACGGAGTTACGCGCTTTGACAGTTATCGCTAGCTGTCACCGTGCTTCGTAGATCATCTGATATTCATAACCAAATACAATAAAAACCCCGGCGACCGCAAAGCCCACCGAGGTTTGCGCACCGTTTGTAAGCGGGGGCTCGGGACGGTGCGCATCAGTATCATAGTCTTATCTGAGCAGTATGAGAACCCTTCTTGGCATCACGAAAGATTAGATATCGAAATGATCAGGCTGGCATTAGGTGTCCAGTAGAGCCAACCTATTGTGCGTCCTATCTAGTATCAGGGGTAATCGACCTGAATTATTGAAAGACACTCAGTCCGACCACGCTCGTGGTGGTCTCGTTCTGCCGGGACAGTGTACCATAAAAAACGCGCCTGCGGCCTGGCTGACCGGTATCGCGTGGCGAGTTAACGCGCTGCAAACGCCTGGTGGCCACTTTGTCCGACAAGCTGGGCGCCTATTTTCGTAAGGGACGTGCCCACGTCATCGGCGCGCCAGCCTGCGCGCATACCGCCTGACTGCGACTTCTTATGCACAAGCGATACGCAGGCCTGCCTAAACGCAAATCATGGCCGCGGCCGTCAAACTCGACAGTCCGGACAATTTCGCTTTGATCGTCTGGGGATTTGGTGCAATTGCAATTCTATTGTTGTGAAGGTGTCGGTGAAGACAAGCCAAAACCTGTATTCCCGCCTGTGTCTGTTTCCCCTTCGAGTCCAAAATAACCACACTTGTTGCAATCAGATCTGGGCAACAGATGTTTCATGTAAATGGTTCCATTGCAATCGCGTATCTATTTTTGTCAGATATGCGGTTGCCAAACGTTTCCTCGGTCCATGGCATAAATCTTCCTGAATTTCGTGATAGGTTACAAGCGCACCATCAGAGTTTTCATATATAATAGACATATTTTCGAGTTTGATTTTCAGCCCGGATTTTGCTCCGGCCTGTGCTTTAAAAAACGCACTAATTTCAGGATAGCCGAGTTCTGTCCCCCCCATAGTGATCATTGTGAAATCTGCTGCAAAAACAGCCATGAGTTCTTTATAAAGTTCATCTCTGTTATCCGCACCGCTAAACCAGTCCTCAATCATTCTGATTGTGTTTCGGACGAGGTCAAAATACATATTTGATTGAGTCATTGTGGGTCGCTCTTTGCGTTACTTTTGGGATTGAACATTGTCAAGAATTTCGCGGTTCGGTAGTTGCGTGCATATGGCAAGTGGGATCAAAGCAGTTAGGGCGATGATCAGGAAACAGGTGTGAAAGGCTTGTATTGCAACTGCAGTCTCAGATGGATTGGTTACATCGCTTACGCCGTACCATGATAAAACTATGTTCAGAAACAACGAAAGAAGCGCAATGCCGAAAGCAAAAGCTAGTTGCCGGTTGATATTCCAGATCGCACTAGCATCTGCCAGGTCGGGTGATTGAACCTTTAAAAAGGCGGTGCTTTGCGCTGTGCTGCTGCACAGACTGCCGCCGAACCCCATTAGAGCGAAAGCGATAATAAACAGTGGGTATTGATCTGGTTTATGCGTTTGAGAAAGTAAAGCAATCCCAAAGCCTTGAAGTATGCAGCCGACAACAAATAGCGGACGTGGCCCGCATTGATTATAGAATTTTCCGGTCAAGCTGATTGCAATAAAAGAAGTCAGTGACCACGGGAGCATCAGAAGACCGGTATCTGCCGCGGGCATTCCCAAGACCGATTGAAGATAGAGCATTGTAATCATACTGATGCCGATAAACACACCAGGAATAAACAAATAGACGAGCATTGATGTTCTCATCAGAAGGTCATTAGTTAGGCGTAAATTTAGTACCGGCGGTGTCTTTTTCAGGTTGATCTTGATGAAGACTGCTATTGCGGTCAGCCCGGTTAAAACGCCAAATGTTCCGCTATGAAACGTCTCCTTATTGGTGAGTTGCGATAGGCCGACTAGTAAAAATACCAATCCTAGAGATCCGGTGAAAAAGCTGTAAAAATCAAAGGAAGGAAGAGGTTGGGTATGTTGCTTATCTGTTTTAAGCCAGAAAGCTGCAAGACAGAGTGTTAACAGTGCCAAGGGCAAATTGAGAAAGAATATCCAGCGCCAGCCGAGGTAATCTACAATGATGCCACCTGCTACAGGAGAAAGAGCAGGCGCGAACAAGGCAATCAACATGATGAAAGAAGACAGTCCCGCTCGTTCATCAGACCGGTAATGCTGATATGTTAATGTCTGGCCAACTGGAATAAGTAAGCCGCCGCCCAATCCCTGCAACACCCGCCATGCGATCAGCAGGTGGGTCGATCCAGCCATACCTGCACCAGCTGTTCCAAATGTAAATAGCGCCAGGGATAGTAGCAATGTGTTTCTCGCGCCGTAGCGTTTGGACAGCCAACTGCTCAAAGGAATGATCAAGGTGAGGCCGAGAATGTAGCCCGTGCCGATCCAGCTAAGCTCGGTAACATCCGTATCAAGATCGCTCGCAATGTGCGGATAAGCGACACTCGCTACGAAGAGATTAATAAGGTCCAGAAAGAAACCCAGCATATAAACAGTAGCGATTTTAATCCGGTATGACATGGAATCTCCTTAAGAAGACCCGTCTATACGCTTTGTGATAATGATGATAAGTCAGACAAATATGAAATAAATAGAAAAATTATTTTGACAATAGATGGCGGCCTCATGCTCAATTTACAACGGGTCAATATTTTCGTAGCGGTTGTTGATAGCGGATCATTTACAGCGGCGGCAAAGCTGCTTGGTCACACACGGGCGGTTATCAGTTTCAACATCAAGCAACTCGAGTCTGATCTCGATGTGTCTTTACTTACCCGTACGACACGACGTTTAATGCTGACTGAGGCGGGGCAGAGGTTTTACACGCACGGACGGAGGCTGCTGCAAGACGCATCTTTGGCTGAGGAAGACGTGCGGAGCGGGCATCAAGGGCTGAATGGACTTTTACGGATCACAACCACTCAGGAGTACGGGGTTTATAAAATCGTTCCCAAACTCGCGGCATTTTCTCAAATGCACCCACAATTGAAAATAGAACACAGTGCATCTTCACATCACGCTAATCTGGTTGCGGAACGATTTGATATTGCAATACGTCTTGGTCAAATTGCTGATACAGGCTATCGTGCGGCGCTGGTCGAGACTTTTTCAGTTGTTCCAGTTGCCTCGCCGGACTATCTGAGAAGTGTTGATGCGCAAGAGCCTATCAACCTGCATGATCTCAAAGCTTTACGGTGGATGGCACATAGCCGTTTGGATACGCCGTTAATCTGGAAAGTTCAAACGCCAAATAAAATCCAAGAAGTGCTGGATATGCAAACAGAGGCAGCGATAACAGCAGACAGTTCTTCAGCATTGCGGGAATTCGCGCTGCGCGGAGCCGGAGCGGCATTGTTGCCTGAATGGTTGATAGCTGATGACATCGCAGCAGGTCGCTTGCTCCACTTACTGCCGGATTATCGCTTTCCGACGCAAGCAGTGTCTGCGATTTATCCGAACACACGTCATATACCGGCAAAGGTCAGAGCGTTTATTGATTTCTTGAAAAAGGCGGACGAGCGATAATTTACTAAAGCCACATCCTGTGAATGCATTTATCATATCTGCAGTGCCACCTGAGTTGAAATCAGATCTTTTACTGTGAGTCGATTTTGCCGGGTTGATTTGATGCAGGAGACATAAATTCGAGCGCACAAGGCAGTTGAAAACGGCACTGTGGAGCACTTTGAAGTCTACCTTGACCCGATGTAAAACGTCTAGCACTTGATTATTTTCGGCTTCCCAAGGTTTGCAAGGCGGCAGAAGCTGATGGCGCTGTCTTATGGTAGCGATCGTTGGCATCGCCGAAGAGGGAAGTCAGACAGAATGCTGGCTTTTGAGGATGGATATCACCATAAGCTTCAGGCTGCTCAGGCCTATAAGCAGTGATCCTCACGGCTGGTGACCCCACCCGCCCCACAAAACCATTTGTGGCATAGTCAACGACCTGAATAAATCGAACCGTTGCAAATGTGCTAATTCTCAGACTAGGGTTTTCAGTGTAAGCAATTCCTGTGCGGTAGCCTCGTCGGTGATGAGGACTTGTGCTTTGGTAGTTAGGATGCTGGCGCGGATCACCTGCGCTTTCCTTACGCCACCTGCAGAGATGATCACCTTCGGTACTTTACGCAAT
It includes:
- a CDS encoding nuclear transport factor 2 family protein; the protein is MTQSNMYFDLVRNTIRMIEDWFSGADNRDELYKELMAVFAADFTMITMGGTELGYPEISAFFKAQAGAKSGLKIKLENMSIIYENSDGALVTYHEIQEDLCHGPRKRLATAYLTKIDTRLQWNHLHETSVAQI
- a CDS encoding MFS transporter is translated as MSYRIKIATVYMLGFFLDLINLFVASVAYPHIASDLDTDVTELSWIGTGYILGLTLIIPLSSWLSKRYGARNTLLLSLALFTFGTAGAGMAGSTHLLIAWRVLQGLGGGLLIPVGQTLTYQHYRSDERAGLSSFIMLIALFAPALSPVAGGIIVDYLGWRWIFFLNLPLALLTLCLAAFWLKTDKQHTQPLPSFDFYSFFTGSLGLVFLLVGLSQLTNKETFHSGTFGVLTGLTAIAVFIKINLKKTPPVLNLRLTNDLLMRTSMLVYLFIPGVFIGISMITMLYLQSVLGMPAADTGLLMLPWSLTSFIAISLTGKFYNQCGPRPLFVVGCILQGFGIALLSQTHKPDQYPLFIIAFALMGFGGSLCSSTAQSTAFLKVQSPDLADASAIWNINRQLAFAFGIALLSLFLNIVLSWYGVSDVTNPSETAVAIQAFHTCFLIIALTALIPLAICTQLPNREILDNVQSQK
- a CDS encoding GlxA family transcriptional regulator — its product is MTHVRIGILLYPGVQTSAALGLTDLFKVACRMADSADSATRRLIVRHLRIEGDEEPVVVFDSDPDASREDTGPCDVVILPPSLEPPISAEAAAPLARWLRTRHSEGSLLASVCAGAFLLAETGLVTGRTITTHWASADTFRDRFPNVVLDTDRLIIDDGDIISVGGLMAWTDLGLKFVGRFLGPVVMAQTARMLLIDPPGREQSYYSGLAPRLTHGDAAIIKAQHFLEANGGKEARLAILAKQAGLEERTFLRRFHRATGMTATDYAQRLRTAKAQELLQFGYSPIERIAWEVGYSDPSAFSKIFVRIVGLSPGEYRQRFRA
- a CDS encoding cysteine hydrolase family protein encodes the protein MSKRAILVVDLQNEYWPSGNLPLYGIAAAATNAARVMDHARAKGDLVVNIRHEMAGASFFVPGSEGAKINQAVLPKDDEAVITKHFPNSFRETGLSNLLKENGIEDVVVVGAMSHMCVDATVRAANDLGYKTTTIHDACATLDLNFNGITTPAEQVHAAMMAALSFGYGDVISTDTFLAR
- a CDS encoding LysR family transcriptional regulator: MLNLQRVNIFVAVVDSGSFTAAAKLLGHTRAVISFNIKQLESDLDVSLLTRTTRRLMLTEAGQRFYTHGRRLLQDASLAEEDVRSGHQGLNGLLRITTTQEYGVYKIVPKLAAFSQMHPQLKIEHSASSHHANLVAERFDIAIRLGQIADTGYRAALVETFSVVPVASPDYLRSVDAQEPINLHDLKALRWMAHSRLDTPLIWKVQTPNKIQEVLDMQTEAAITADSSSALREFALRGAGAALLPEWLIADDIAAGRLLHLLPDYRFPTQAVSAIYPNTRHIPAKVRAFIDFLKKADER
- a CDS encoding GSU2403 family nucleotidyltransferase fold protein encodes the protein MLHKSGVPVTIQAPERFAMHKMIVSTCWRRDATGILEP